Proteins from a single region of Acidobacteriota bacterium:
- a CDS encoding DoxX family membrane protein, which translates to MKLILNPVFQFLCRAVLGGVFLWASVSKIADPAAFAQSIVNYKIVTAPVWVNLAAVILPWVELTAGILLILNVWSRGAWVILTGLVLVFSVLIATTMVRGIDIACGCFGSSETSRVGLGLLLRDLALLVPAALVFLKFRAQDAAAVPAAPAAVPEEVPAS; encoded by the coding sequence ATGAAACTGATCCTGAATCCCGTCTTTCAATTCCTCTGCCGGGCGGTGCTGGGCGGCGTGTTCCTTTGGGCCAGCGTCAGCAAGATCGCCGATCCGGCCGCTTTCGCCCAGTCCATCGTCAACTATAAAATCGTCACGGCACCCGTGTGGGTCAACCTGGCGGCGGTGATCCTGCCGTGGGTGGAACTGACCGCCGGCATCCTGCTCATCCTCAACGTGTGGTCCCGCGGCGCGTGGGTCATCCTCACCGGGCTGGTGCTCGTGTTCTCGGTGCTCATCGCCACCACGATGGTCCGCGGCATCGACATTGCCTGCGGCTGCTTCGGCTCGTCGGAGACCTCCCGGGTGGGCCTTGGGCTGCTCCTCCGAGACCTGGCGCTGCTCGTGCCCGCCGCGCTGGTCTTCCTCAAGTTCCGCGCCCAGGACGCGGCCGCCG
- a CDS encoding rhodanese-like domain-containing protein produces MKYLKQTVYILALAGAAALAVNHVPRTRLSIADYDPRPDVTATAQQQDLPTVDLAEAFELYHSGGAVFVDARPSELFAQGRIPGAFNVPEKDSGDFLAQFTGMVAVDEPVVVYCDGDECLASVHVAEQLRARGYRNVSVFFGGWMAWTDAAHEIEWD; encoded by the coding sequence ATGAAATACCTGAAGCAGACCGTCTACATCCTGGCGCTGGCCGGCGCCGCGGCCCTCGCCGTGAACCATGTGCCCCGCACGCGGCTGTCGATCGCCGACTACGATCCGCGGCCCGATGTCACGGCGACGGCGCAGCAGCAGGACCTGCCCACCGTGGATCTGGCCGAAGCGTTCGAGTTGTATCACTCCGGCGGGGCCGTCTTCGTGGATGCCCGACCGTCCGAGCTGTTCGCCCAAGGGCGGATCCCCGGCGCCTTCAACGTGCCGGAAAAGGATTCCGGCGACTTCCTGGCCCAGTTCACCGGGATGGTCGCGGTGGACGAGCCCGTGGTCGTGTATTGCGACGGCGATGAGTGCCTGGCCTCCGTCCACGTGGCGGAACAGCTTCGCGCCCGGGGCTACCGGAATGTGAGCGTGTTCTTCGGCGGTTGGATGGCATGGACCGACGCCGCCCATGAGATCGAGTGGGACTGA